The following coding sequences lie in one Flexivirga oryzae genomic window:
- a CDS encoding FadR/GntR family transcriptional regulator codes for MAVTDDAVEKLRGMILEGTLKPGDRLPKEADLAATLGLSRNSLREAVRALSMVRILDVRQGDGTYVSSLAADSLVEALTFIIEFHRDASVLELLEVRRVLEPAVCARAANLATEDDIQALEAVLAKSTASSPVDDLVSADLEFHRTIAKCCGNPVLASLAESLSGPTQRARIWRGMTEEGALERTLREHAAILDAIRRHDAEIAAAWAAVHIGGVEDWLRENLAD; via the coding sequence ATGGCTGTCACCGATGACGCTGTCGAGAAGCTGCGCGGGATGATCCTCGAAGGCACCCTGAAGCCGGGCGACCGGCTTCCCAAGGAAGCCGACCTGGCTGCCACCCTCGGGCTCTCCCGCAACTCGCTGCGCGAGGCGGTGCGCGCCCTCTCGATGGTGCGCATCCTCGACGTGCGACAGGGCGACGGCACCTACGTCTCCAGTCTCGCGGCAGACTCCCTCGTCGAAGCGCTGACCTTCATCATCGAGTTCCACCGCGACGCTTCGGTCCTCGAACTCCTTGAGGTGCGAAGGGTTTTGGAGCCCGCCGTGTGTGCCCGCGCGGCAAACCTCGCAACCGAGGACGACATCCAGGCCCTGGAGGCGGTGCTCGCGAAGTCGACCGCGTCCTCGCCGGTCGACGACCTGGTCAGCGCGGACCTGGAGTTCCACCGCACGATCGCCAAGTGCTGCGGCAACCCGGTGCTCGCGTCCCTGGCCGAGTCGCTGTCCGGGCCGACCCAGCGCGCCCGCATCTGGCGGGGTATGACGGAGGAGGGCGCGCTCGAACGCACGCTGCGCGAGCACGCCGCGATCCTGGACGCGATCCGACGGCACGACGCCGAGATCGCCGCCGCCTGGGCGGCGGTCCACATCGGTGGCGTGGAGGACTGGCTGCGGGAGAACCTCGCCGATTAG
- a CDS encoding SDR family oxidoreductase encodes MGRRENVDELAASVAYLVSDDASFVTGTELVVDGGFRAR; translated from the coding sequence CTGGGCCGCCGGGAGAACGTTGACGAGCTGGCGGCCTCCGTCGCATACCTCGTGAGCGACGACGCCAGCTTCGTCACCGGCACCGAACTCGTCGTGGACGGTGGTTTCCGGGCTCGGTGA
- a CDS encoding helix-turn-helix domain-containing protein, with the protein MTWVEAQEERNRRLLRARDAIDVHYRERLDVPRLARIALMGRAHFIREFKAAFGETPHRYLQRRRVERAMYLLRWTDRTVTDVCMEVGFTSLGTFTRTFGEIVGESPTRYRAGADRPDGFVPGSFTMRWTRPSG; encoded by the coding sequence ATGACGTGGGTGGAGGCCCAGGAGGAGCGCAACCGCCGGTTGCTGCGCGCCCGGGATGCGATCGACGTCCACTACCGCGAGCGGCTGGACGTCCCGCGGCTGGCGCGCATCGCGCTGATGGGGCGCGCGCACTTCATCCGGGAGTTCAAGGCGGCCTTCGGCGAGACACCGCACCGCTACCTGCAGCGGCGACGGGTGGAGCGCGCCATGTACCTGCTGCGCTGGACCGACCGCACCGTCACCGACGTGTGCATGGAGGTCGGTTTCACCAGCCTGGGCACCTTCACCCGCACCTTCGGCGAGATCGTCGGCGAGTCACCGACCCGCTACCGAGCCGGCGCGGACCGGCCGGACGGCTTCGTGCCGGGCTCGTTCACCATGCGCTGGACGCGGCCGTCCGGCTGA
- a CDS encoding sugar ABC transporter ATP-binding protein has translation MSTAAANAPDAAVRAARVTGVSKTFGATRALRDVHLDVAEGEVHALVGRNGAGKSTLVSILTGLQAPDTGTVELGGVPAPPLADREAWRQRVACVYQRLTVIDELSVAENLFVNRQAVDGGRMISWKRLQDKAAELLAEWQLDIDPATTARDLTIEQKQYVEIARALSFGARFVILDEPTARLDGTGVQRLFERVRALRSQGVTFLYISHHLQEIFELCESVTVFRDAQFVRSGRVDELSRTTLVEAMTGEKAAVRSDPRPPGPDRRATGGLQLDGLAGTAYDGIDLAVRPGEIVGLAGGGGSGKFEIAEAVCGLQTPRAGTITIDGNWLRPGSVPRAHRAGVGFVPKDRHQEGLVDGLTIGDNATMSVPHRLGSHGWVSPKRQAAYARGLIKRLDIVPANPDQAAGELSGGNQQKVVAARAIADDPKVLVLMAPTAGVDVRSKESLLATAVDATERGAAVLIVTDDLEDLRYCHRVSVVFRGRQVAQFEDQWDDRDIVAAMEGVELSDD, from the coding sequence ATGAGCACCGCCGCTGCGAACGCTCCCGACGCCGCCGTCCGGGCGGCGCGGGTCACGGGAGTGAGCAAGACATTCGGCGCGACCCGTGCCCTGCGCGACGTCCACCTGGACGTCGCGGAGGGCGAGGTGCACGCACTGGTAGGGCGCAACGGGGCCGGCAAGTCGACCCTGGTGTCGATCCTGACCGGCCTGCAGGCGCCCGACACCGGCACGGTCGAGCTGGGTGGAGTGCCCGCCCCGCCCCTCGCCGATCGGGAAGCGTGGCGGCAGCGAGTCGCCTGCGTCTACCAGCGGCTCACCGTCATCGACGAGTTGAGCGTGGCCGAGAACCTCTTCGTGAACCGCCAAGCGGTGGACGGAGGGCGAATGATCAGCTGGAAGCGGTTGCAGGACAAGGCTGCCGAGTTGCTGGCCGAGTGGCAGCTCGACATCGACCCGGCAACCACGGCACGTGACCTGACGATCGAGCAGAAGCAGTATGTCGAGATCGCGCGTGCTCTGTCGTTCGGCGCCCGGTTCGTCATCCTGGACGAACCGACGGCGCGGCTGGACGGCACCGGCGTCCAGCGGCTCTTCGAGCGGGTGCGGGCGCTGCGATCGCAGGGCGTCACCTTCCTCTACATCAGTCATCACCTGCAGGAGATCTTCGAGCTGTGCGAAAGCGTCACGGTCTTCCGCGACGCGCAGTTCGTGCGCAGCGGCCGGGTCGACGAACTCAGTCGCACCACCCTGGTCGAGGCGATGACGGGGGAGAAGGCCGCGGTGCGCAGTGATCCCCGGCCGCCCGGACCGGACCGGCGCGCCACGGGCGGCCTGCAGCTCGACGGACTCGCCGGGACGGCATACGACGGCATCGACCTCGCGGTGCGGCCCGGCGAGATCGTCGGACTGGCCGGCGGCGGGGGCAGCGGGAAGTTCGAGATCGCCGAAGCGGTCTGTGGTTTGCAGACGCCGCGGGCCGGGACGATCACCATCGACGGCAACTGGTTACGGCCGGGCAGCGTGCCGCGGGCGCACCGCGCGGGCGTCGGTTTCGTGCCCAAGGACCGGCACCAGGAGGGCCTCGTCGACGGTCTCACGATCGGCGACAACGCGACGATGTCGGTGCCGCACCGGCTCGGCAGCCACGGGTGGGTCAGCCCGAAACGGCAGGCGGCATACGCACGGGGCCTGATCAAGCGGCTCGACATCGTGCCGGCGAACCCGGACCAGGCCGCGGGGGAGCTCTCCGGCGGCAACCAGCAGAAGGTGGTCGCCGCACGGGCGATCGCCGACGACCCGAAGGTGCTGGTGCTGATGGCGCCGACCGCCGGGGTCGATGTGCGCTCGAAGGAGTCGCTGCTCGCGACCGCCGTCGACGCCACGGAGCGCGGCGCGGCCGTCCTCATCGTCACCGACGACCTGGAGGACCTGCGGTATTGCCACCGCGTGAGCGTCGTCTTCCGCGGCCGGCAGGTGGCGCAGTTCGAAGACCAGTGGGACGACCGCGACATCGTTGCGGCCATGGAGGGAGTGGAGCTTTCCGATGACTGA
- a CDS encoding L-rhamnose mutarotase, with protein MSVRRVASVIRLKDGMEQEYRRLHADVWPEVLATLQHAHVSNYSIFLRDGLLFSYLEYTGEDYESDMQAIADDPATQRWWQLTDPCQAPVATAADGQWWAPAEEVFHL; from the coding sequence GTGAGCGTGCGCCGGGTCGCCTCCGTCATCCGGCTCAAGGACGGTATGGAGCAGGAGTACCGGCGGTTGCACGCCGACGTCTGGCCGGAGGTGCTGGCGACGCTGCAGCACGCGCACGTCTCGAACTACTCCATCTTCCTGCGTGACGGGTTGCTCTTCAGTTACCTCGAATACACCGGTGAGGACTATGAATCCGACATGCAGGCGATCGCCGACGACCCGGCGACGCAGCGGTGGTGGCAGCTGACCGACCCGTGCCAGGCGCCGGTTGCCACGGCCGCGGACGGGCAGTGGTGGGCGCCCGCCGAGGAGGTCTTCCACCTGTGA
- a CDS encoding VOC family protein, whose protein sequence is MLKRNNISSIFVLDQDEARTFYTEVLGLEVDQDLDFGPMRWLTVRVPGDPKVIMLEKPGPPSMDEVTAAQVRELVSKGAGGGWLAFDTDDVDGMFARLKDAGVDFTQEIVEQPYGRDFAIRDPFGNNIRIGDVHSDLA, encoded by the coding sequence ATGCTCAAGCGCAACAACATCTCCTCGATCTTCGTGCTCGACCAGGACGAGGCGAGGACCTTCTACACCGAGGTCCTCGGTCTGGAGGTCGACCAGGACCTGGACTTCGGCCCGATGCGGTGGCTGACCGTGCGTGTCCCGGGTGACCCGAAGGTGATCATGCTGGAGAAGCCCGGCCCGCCGAGCATGGACGAGGTCACCGCGGCGCAGGTCCGTGAGCTGGTGAGCAAGGGCGCGGGTGGGGGCTGGCTCGCCTTCGACACCGACGACGTCGACGGCATGTTCGCGCGGCTGAAGGACGCCGGGGTCGACTTCACCCAGGAGATCGTCGAGCAGCCGTACGGGCGCGACTTCGCCATACGTGATCCGTTCGGCAACAACATCCGGATCGGGGACGTGCACAGCGACCTGGCGTGA
- a CDS encoding ABC transporter permease, protein MTETTKAEAATMPSVAVHGGRKQLSLARFRDLALVPPIILILIIGSFVSSHFFTWTNLSDVLVSMSWIGLLVLAETLVLLTGKMDLSLESTAGLAPGIAAWLTLPGGVHHGIHVLPGGFAIPVTLLVGVAIGVINAVLVVKLGLNAFIVTLGMLITLRGLLTGISSGQTFFGMSSSMTYVGTANWLGIPAAIWICVLAFAIGAVTLRYLRVGRSLYAIGGNVDAARAAGIRTDRTYMGIFVIASLLAAIGGLMLSGHLASVASSQANGSIFTVFAAAVIGGVSLNGGRGSLVGAFTGILLLYLVQNVLTFAGVSGEWFDFLNGGVILVVLVITRVISGRSRD, encoded by the coding sequence ATGACTGAGACCACCAAGGCCGAGGCGGCGACGATGCCGTCCGTGGCAGTGCACGGTGGCCGGAAACAGCTGAGCCTGGCGCGTTTCCGCGACCTGGCGCTGGTGCCACCGATCATCCTGATCCTGATCATCGGATCATTCGTGTCGTCGCACTTCTTCACCTGGACCAACCTGAGCGACGTGCTGGTGTCGATGTCCTGGATCGGGCTGCTGGTGCTCGCCGAGACCCTCGTGCTGCTCACCGGCAAGATGGACCTGTCACTGGAGTCGACCGCCGGCCTCGCGCCGGGCATCGCTGCCTGGCTGACTCTCCCTGGCGGGGTGCATCACGGAATCCACGTGCTGCCAGGAGGTTTCGCGATCCCCGTGACGCTGCTCGTGGGTGTGGCGATCGGAGTCATCAACGCCGTACTCGTGGTCAAGCTGGGCCTCAACGCCTTCATCGTGACCCTCGGCATGCTCATCACGTTGCGCGGCCTGCTGACCGGCATCTCCTCCGGTCAGACCTTCTTCGGGATGAGTTCGTCGATGACCTACGTCGGAACCGCCAACTGGCTCGGCATCCCGGCAGCCATCTGGATCTGCGTGCTGGCGTTCGCGATCGGCGCCGTCACGCTGCGCTACCTACGGGTCGGGCGCTCGCTCTACGCCATCGGCGGCAACGTCGACGCGGCGCGCGCAGCCGGCATCCGGACCGACCGGACCTACATGGGCATCTTCGTGATCGCCAGCCTGCTCGCGGCGATCGGCGGACTGATGCTGTCCGGGCACTTGGCGTCGGTCGCTTCCAGCCAGGCCAACGGCTCGATCTTCACCGTGTTCGCCGCGGCGGTCATCGGCGGCGTCAGCCTGAACGGCGGACGCGGCAGCCTGGTCGGCGCCTTCACCGGCATCCTGTTGCTCTACCTGGTGCAGAACGTGCTGACCTTCGCCGGGGTCAGCGGTGAATGGTTCGACTTCCTCAACGGTGGCGTGATCCTCGTCGTGCTGGTGATCACCCGCGTCATCTCCGGCCGGTCACGCGACTGA
- a CDS encoding APC family permease translates to MSEASRSDHSAYRSQHHRRQAHAPDDHGALAVGVLGVTEMVANNIAEIAPAIASIFVFAAIVGAAGVGTPFVILIACIGFACHVNTTAEFSRVAPSAGFYATYCARAFGRLTGGTIAGGYLLAMFIFYMAVFFQIGVWVNTVVQRSFGFDLPWWIAAIVLEAIVLGLLLRGVRISVLTAVSLFAIEATLLFVCAIAMLITSHSYINGQGFDPSHIKGGASGFGLGFVLAIFLFLGASGSSPLAEEARNPRKSLPKAIWTATLVSFFIYLFMAWAMGVGLHHDAARMAHAEFPFVSGTIAAASPLQYLLYFAAFTSAMGVLFGTGNAGSRVLFNSARDGLFPRSFTKVIPGWRTPWVAITVPIVLAMIATLVLGGLTSAGDAFDYTATLATDLFMVVFIVTNIATIPYFWQQHRDEFSWFKHLVVPVLGVIAFGYPLYESVLPSQASPYNWFGVAIIAAYLISFIWSVIRRNQISGMGTRLADTTTSVVAEPAAH, encoded by the coding sequence ATGAGCGAAGCTTCCCGCTCGGATCATTCGGCATACCGCTCACAGCACCACCGCCGGCAGGCTCACGCACCGGACGATCACGGGGCCCTGGCGGTCGGCGTCCTCGGGGTCACCGAGATGGTCGCCAACAACATCGCGGAGATCGCGCCGGCCATCGCGTCGATCTTCGTCTTCGCCGCCATCGTCGGCGCCGCCGGGGTGGGCACGCCGTTCGTCATACTGATCGCCTGCATCGGGTTCGCGTGTCACGTCAACACCACCGCGGAGTTCTCCCGGGTCGCGCCGAGCGCCGGCTTCTACGCGACCTACTGCGCGCGCGCCTTCGGCAGGCTCACCGGCGGGACGATCGCCGGTGGCTACCTGCTCGCGATGTTCATCTTCTACATGGCCGTCTTCTTCCAGATCGGCGTGTGGGTGAACACGGTGGTGCAGCGGTCGTTCGGGTTCGACCTGCCGTGGTGGATCGCGGCGATCGTGCTGGAGGCGATCGTGCTCGGCCTGTTGCTGCGGGGTGTTCGCATCTCCGTGCTGACCGCGGTGTCGCTGTTCGCGATCGAGGCGACCCTGCTGTTCGTCTGCGCGATCGCCATGCTGATCACGTCCCACTCGTACATCAACGGGCAGGGCTTCGACCCCTCGCACATCAAGGGCGGCGCCTCCGGATTCGGGCTCGGCTTCGTGCTCGCGATCTTCCTCTTCCTCGGCGCCAGCGGGTCGTCGCCACTGGCCGAGGAGGCGCGCAACCCACGCAAGTCGCTGCCGAAGGCGATCTGGACCGCGACCCTCGTGTCCTTCTTCATCTACCTGTTCATGGCCTGGGCGATGGGTGTCGGCCTGCACCACGACGCTGCTCGTATGGCGCACGCCGAGTTCCCGTTCGTCAGTGGCACGATCGCTGCAGCCTCACCGCTGCAGTACCTGCTCTACTTCGCGGCGTTCACCAGCGCCATGGGCGTGCTCTTCGGCACCGGGAACGCGGGCTCGCGGGTGCTGTTCAACAGTGCCCGGGACGGGCTGTTCCCCCGCTCGTTCACCAAGGTGATCCCGGGTTGGCGCACCCCGTGGGTCGCCATCACCGTGCCCATCGTGCTGGCCATGATCGCCACCCTCGTCCTCGGCGGGCTGACCAGCGCCGGCGACGCCTTCGACTACACGGCAACCCTGGCGACCGACCTGTTCATGGTGGTGTTCATCGTGACCAACATCGCGACCATCCCCTACTTCTGGCAGCAGCACCGCGACGAGTTCTCCTGGTTCAAGCACCTGGTGGTCCCGGTGCTCGGCGTGATCGCGTTCGGCTACCCGCTGTACGAGTCGGTGCTGCCGAGCCAGGCCTCGCCATACAACTGGTTCGGCGTCGCGATCATCGCGGCCTACCTGATCTCCTTCATCTGGAGTGTGATTCGCCGCAACCAGATCAGCGGCATGGGCACCCGACTGGCCGACACGACGACGAGCGTCGTGGCCGAGCCGGCCGCCCACTGA
- a CDS encoding TA system VapC family ribonuclease toxin translates to MILLDVSIFLAGFWPAHVFHVPTRAWLTSADDDSLGLCRVAHVGWLRHLTNPVVLGEDALTRADAWDFIASVLADARFGWIDETGDVDDWFSTLAARPDRSHKLWTDDYLAAVALAGGHSFATLDTKIADRYPRLEVIVPVHG, encoded by the coding sequence GTGATCCTGCTCGACGTGAGCATTTTCCTGGCCGGCTTCTGGCCTGCCCACGTGTTCCACGTGCCGACGAGGGCATGGCTGACGTCGGCTGACGATGATTCGTTGGGCTTGTGCAGGGTCGCCCATGTGGGTTGGCTCCGCCACCTGACGAACCCCGTCGTCCTCGGCGAAGACGCACTCACTCGCGCCGATGCATGGGACTTCATTGCCTCCGTGCTCGCGGATGCGCGGTTCGGCTGGATCGATGAGACCGGAGACGTCGACGACTGGTTCTCCACGCTTGCGGCCCGACCCGACCGCAGCCACAAACTCTGGACCGACGATTACCTGGCCGCCGTCGCATTGGCCGGCGGCCACTCGTTCGCGACGCTCGACACCAAGATCGCCGACAGATACCCGCGGCTCGAGGTGATCGTTCCGGTCCACGGGTGA
- a CDS encoding sugar ABC transporter substrate-binding protein translates to MRLKTLAAAAIASTLCAGVSACSSSGGGSGSSGDSAGDKPLVGVDYPRSDSDFWNAYIKYMPEMAKKVGVSMKTTNSQNDISKLADNVNTLVAQGVKGVVIAPQDTAAVVPTLSQLAAKKIPVVSVDTRPDSGDVYMVVRANNKAYGEKACKYIGDTLKGKGNVVMFEGDLGSINGRDRTQAFNACMKANYPNVKVFGEATKWDPPTAISKLNTVLAGNKINAIYMQASIYLPSTLQALKQKHLLVPRGKSGHIVIVSNDGVPAEYAAIKSGQMDATVSQPADLYSKYALQYIKDAIAGKKQKAGPDGHGGTIIAVRKGLLEDQIPAPLVTIDGKYPGSKAVTDKALWGNAVS, encoded by the coding sequence ATGCGATTGAAGACTCTCGCGGCAGCCGCGATCGCATCCACGCTCTGTGCTGGGGTTTCCGCCTGCTCCAGCAGCGGCGGCGGATCCGGCAGCTCCGGCGACTCGGCGGGCGACAAGCCGCTCGTCGGTGTCGACTATCCCAGGTCGGACTCCGACTTCTGGAACGCCTACATCAAGTACATGCCGGAGATGGCCAAGAAGGTCGGCGTCAGCATGAAGACGACGAACTCGCAGAACGACATCAGCAAGCTTGCCGACAACGTGAACACCCTTGTGGCGCAAGGCGTCAAGGGAGTCGTGATTGCACCGCAGGACACGGCGGCGGTCGTGCCCACCCTGTCGCAGCTGGCGGCGAAGAAGATCCCGGTCGTCTCGGTCGACACCCGGCCGGACAGCGGTGACGTCTACATGGTCGTGCGCGCCAACAACAAGGCGTATGGCGAGAAGGCCTGCAAGTACATCGGCGACACGCTGAAGGGCAAGGGCAACGTCGTGATGTTCGAGGGCGACCTCGGCTCCATCAACGGCCGGGACCGCACCCAGGCGTTCAACGCGTGCATGAAGGCCAACTACCCGAACGTCAAGGTGTTCGGCGAGGCGACCAAGTGGGACCCGCCGACGGCGATCTCCAAGCTGAACACTGTGCTGGCCGGTAACAAGATCAACGCCATCTACATGCAGGCGAGCATCTACCTGCCCTCGACCCTGCAGGCGCTGAAGCAGAAGCACCTGCTGGTGCCGCGCGGCAAGAGCGGTCACATCGTGATCGTGTCCAACGACGGTGTGCCCGCCGAATACGCGGCGATCAAGTCCGGTCAGATGGACGCGACCGTCTCCCAGCCGGCGGACCTCTACTCGAAGTACGCCCTGCAGTACATCAAGGACGCGATCGCCGGCAAGAAGCAGAAGGCGGGACCGGACGGGCACGGCGGAACCATCATCGCCGTCCGGAAGGGTTTGCTGGAGGACCAGATTCCGGCACCGTTGGTCACGATCGACGGCAAGTACCCCGGCTCCAAGGCAGTGACGGACAAGGCCCTCTGGGGCAACGCGGTCAGCTGA
- a CDS encoding SDR family NAD(P)-dependent oxidoreductase encodes MSEEFDGLTALVTGGASGIGLATATVLRDRGARVVVLDRADTAPDGLDLVHADVSDDGQVRSAVAAAVERLGGLDILVNNAGVGAQGGIDANDDDEWRKVLDINVLGLVRVTRAALPSLRASDHAAIVNTCSIAATAGLPNRALYSASKGAVLSLTLAMAADLIAEGIRVNAVNPGTADTPWVGRLLDAADDPAAERAALEARQPHGRLVSAQEVANAVAYLASPGAGSTTGTTLAVDGGMAGLRLRK; translated from the coding sequence ATGAGCGAGGAATTCGACGGACTGACCGCACTGGTGACCGGTGGTGCGTCCGGGATAGGTCTGGCCACCGCGACGGTGCTGCGCGACAGGGGTGCCCGTGTCGTGGTGCTGGACCGCGCCGACACCGCGCCCGACGGCTTGGACCTCGTCCACGCGGACGTGAGCGACGACGGGCAGGTCCGCTCCGCCGTGGCTGCCGCGGTCGAGAGGCTGGGTGGACTGGACATCCTGGTCAACAACGCCGGCGTCGGCGCACAGGGCGGCATCGACGCCAACGACGATGACGAGTGGCGAAAGGTGTTGGACATCAACGTGCTCGGTCTGGTGCGTGTCACGCGTGCCGCACTGCCCAGCCTGCGCGCGTCGGACCACGCCGCGATCGTCAACACCTGCTCGATAGCCGCGACCGCGGGCCTGCCCAACCGCGCCCTCTACTCGGCCAGCAAGGGCGCCGTGCTGTCACTCACGCTCGCCATGGCCGCTGACCTGATCGCCGAGGGCATCCGGGTCAACGCCGTCAACCCGGGCACGGCCGACACTCCGTGGGTCGGCCGGCTGCTCGACGCGGCGGACGACCCCGCGGCCGAGCGTGCGGCACTGGAAGCGCGTCAGCCGCACGGTCGCCTGGTGTCGGCGCAGGAGGTCGCGAACGCCGTGGCCTACCTCGCCTCGCCGGGCGCCGGCTCGACCACGGGCACCACGCTGGCCGTGGATGGCGGCATGGCGGGCCTGCGGCTGCGCAAGTGA
- a CDS encoding enolase C-terminal domain-like protein yields MAEFRPFEVSDVRFPTSRSLDGSDAMNPDPDYSAAYVTVPTSDGDAGNGFVFTIGRGNEVAASAIHAVEAMVVGLDVDEVLGDMGAFWRRLVSDSQLRWLGPEKGVMHMAVGAVVNAVWDLKARRAGLPLWALLAEMTPRQLVDLVDFTYLSDALTPGEALALLERAAAARTERMAHLRESGYPAYTTSAGWLGYSDEKVTRLVGEAVADGFTHLKLKVGADIDDDERRVKLVRGLVGPDVLISVDANQRWGVDEAIANVRRLTPHGVYWIEEATSPDDILGHRAIAEGVHPVRVATGEHVANAVIFKQLLASGAIDVCQIDACRVAGVNENIAILLLAAKYGVPVCPHAGGVGLCEVVQHLSMFDFVAVSGTTEGRWIEFVDHLHEHFEDPAVVTGGAYRAPRAPGSGARMLPDTLRDYSFPDGVVWTASADETTGNTHHTTG; encoded by the coding sequence ATGGCCGAGTTCAGACCGTTCGAAGTATCGGACGTCCGGTTTCCGACGTCGCGGTCGCTGGACGGCTCGGACGCCATGAACCCCGACCCGGACTACTCGGCGGCCTACGTCACCGTTCCGACCAGTGACGGCGACGCGGGCAACGGCTTCGTCTTCACCATCGGCCGCGGCAACGAGGTTGCCGCGAGCGCCATCCACGCCGTCGAGGCGATGGTCGTCGGTCTCGACGTCGACGAGGTGCTCGGTGACATGGGCGCCTTCTGGCGACGGCTCGTCTCCGACAGCCAATTGCGTTGGCTCGGCCCGGAGAAGGGCGTGATGCACATGGCCGTCGGCGCCGTGGTCAACGCGGTCTGGGACCTGAAGGCACGCCGCGCCGGCCTGCCGCTGTGGGCGCTGCTGGCCGAGATGACTCCGCGGCAACTGGTCGACCTGGTCGACTTCACCTACCTGTCCGATGCGTTGACACCCGGTGAGGCGCTGGCCCTGCTGGAGCGCGCGGCTGCCGCCCGCACCGAGCGGATGGCGCACCTGCGCGAGTCCGGCTACCCGGCATACACCACCTCAGCGGGCTGGCTCGGCTACTCCGACGAGAAGGTGACCCGCCTGGTCGGGGAGGCCGTCGCGGACGGCTTCACCCACCTGAAGCTCAAGGTCGGCGCCGACATCGACGACGACGAGCGCCGAGTGAAGTTGGTGCGCGGCCTGGTCGGCCCGGACGTGCTGATCTCGGTCGACGCCAACCAGCGGTGGGGCGTCGACGAGGCGATCGCCAACGTGCGCCGGCTGACACCGCACGGCGTCTACTGGATCGAGGAGGCCACCAGCCCCGACGACATCCTCGGTCACCGCGCGATCGCCGAGGGAGTGCACCCCGTGCGGGTCGCCACCGGCGAACACGTAGCCAACGCAGTGATTTTCAAGCAACTGCTGGCCAGTGGCGCGATCGACGTGTGCCAGATCGACGCCTGCCGCGTCGCCGGCGTCAATGAGAACATCGCCATCTTGCTGCTCGCGGCGAAGTATGGCGTGCCGGTCTGCCCGCATGCCGGTGGCGTGGGGCTGTGCGAGGTCGTGCAGCACCTGTCGATGTTCGACTTCGTCGCGGTCAGCGGCACCACCGAGGGCCGGTGGATCGAGTTCGTCGACCACCTGCACGAGCACTTCGAGGACCCGGCAGTGGTCACCGGTGGTGCCTACCGCGCACCACGCGCGCCCGGCTCCGGCGCACGCATGCTGCCCGACACCCTGCGCGACTACAGCTTCCCGGACGGCGTGGTGTGGACCGCGTCGGCGGACGAAACGACCGGAAACACCCACCACACGACCGGGTGA
- a CDS encoding fumarylacetoacetate hydrolase family protein has translation MRIARYGEPGQERPFAADRDGVWRDLSPLVDDVTGATLQTVLGADLAALPEVHPQGRVGPPLAGIGKVICVGLNYRDHAAETGAAIPDEPILFMKAPDTVVGATDPVLIPLGSTKTDWEVELAVVIGREARYLSSPADSAAHIAGYAISHDVSERAFQLERGGQWDKGKNCETFNPFGPMLVSADEVADPQALRLRLSVNGVVMQDGTTADMVFGVDHLVWYISQFMVLRPGDVINTGTPAGVALGRADAPYLRPGDVVEIEIDGLGAQRQEVAQA, from the coding sequence ATGCGGATTGCACGCTACGGCGAGCCGGGGCAGGAACGGCCCTTCGCGGCCGACCGGGACGGTGTATGGCGGGACCTGTCGCCGCTGGTCGACGACGTGACCGGAGCGACGCTGCAGACCGTCCTCGGTGCGGACCTCGCAGCCCTGCCGGAGGTTCACCCGCAGGGCCGGGTCGGACCACCGCTCGCCGGGATCGGGAAGGTGATCTGCGTCGGCCTCAACTACCGCGACCACGCCGCAGAGACCGGTGCTGCGATCCCGGACGAGCCGATCCTCTTCATGAAGGCTCCCGACACCGTCGTGGGGGCCACAGATCCGGTGCTGATCCCACTCGGCTCGACCAAGACCGACTGGGAGGTGGAGCTCGCGGTGGTGATCGGCCGCGAGGCGCGCTACCTGTCCAGCCCCGCGGACTCGGCAGCGCACATCGCCGGCTACGCGATCAGCCATGACGTGTCCGAGCGCGCCTTCCAGTTGGAGCGCGGCGGACAGTGGGACAAGGGCAAGAACTGCGAGACGTTCAACCCGTTCGGGCCCATGCTGGTCTCCGCGGACGAGGTCGCCGACCCGCAGGCGCTACGGCTGCGACTGAGCGTCAACGGTGTGGTGATGCAGGACGGTACGACCGCGGACATGGTCTTCGGGGTGGATCATTTGGTGTGGTACATCAGCCAGTTCATGGTGCTGCGGCCCGGTGATGTGATCAACACCGGTACACCGGCAGGCGTGGCACTCGGACGGGCCGACGCGCCATACCTGCGCCCCGGTGACGTGGTGGAGATCGAGATCGACGGGCTCGGCGCCCAGCGACAGGAGGTTGCGCAAGCATGA